One genomic window of Quercus robur chromosome 6, dhQueRobu3.1, whole genome shotgun sequence includes the following:
- the LOC126733227 gene encoding pentatricopeptide repeat-containing protein At4g39620, chloroplastic isoform X2 — protein MFQNLSSHSLQPSSSSFTLHSSQYYTHTLTFTQPCLPLPNRSLRYRPMTRISCASTRPKRNPGPMPDKSETEELVRVMMRNMNEKEPLLKTLNKYVKVVRTEHCFLLFEQLGKSDKWLQCLEVFRWMQKQRWYVADNGVYSKLISVMGKKGQTRMAMWLFSEMRNSGCRADTSVYNALITAHLHSRDKAKALDKAIGYFEKMKGIEWCKPSIVTYNILLRAFAQARNVERVNALFKDLDGSIISPDIYTYNGVMDAYGKNGMIREMESVLSRMKSNQCKPDIITFNLLIDSYGKKQEFNKMEQVFKSLLRSKERPTLPTFNSMIINYGKARLREKAEYVFQKMRDMGYTPSFITCESLILMYGFCDCVSRAREIFDGMVQSGKGMKVSTLNVMLDVYCMNGLPMEANMLFENAKGIGVIPNSSTYKLLYKAYTKANTKELLQKLLKNMDRDGIVPNKRFFLEALGAFGSVPASAESKVTHQAKNRVPSLQRVSASTTADVSRKQDSAKT, from the exons ATGTTCCAAAATCTctcctctcactctctccaaccctcctcctcctcattcACCCTTCATTCCTCACAATATTACACCCACACCCTCACCTTCACACAACCATGTCTTCCACTACCCAATCGTTCTCTTCGGTACAGGCCCATGACCCGCATATCCTGCGCTTCGACCCGACCCAAGAGAAACCCGGGTCCAATGCCCGACAAGTCCGAGACTGAAGAGCTGGTCCGAGTGATGATGAGGAATATGAATGAGAAAGAGCCACTGTTGAAGACACTGAACAAGTACGTCAAAGTTGTGAGAACTGAGCactgttttcttctttttgaacAGCTTGGCAAGAGTGACAAGTGGCTTCAATGCCTTGAG GTGTTCAGATGGATGCAGAAACAACGATGGTATGTCGCTGATAATGGTGTTTATTCAAAATTAATATCGGTTATGGGAAAGAAGGGCCAAACTCGGATGGCCATGTGGCTCTTCTCTGAGATGCGTAATAGCGGCTGCCGGGCTGACACTTCTGTATATAATGCACTCATCACAGCCCATCTTCACTCACGAGATAAAGCAAAGGCTTTGGACAAAGCTATTGGGTACTTTGAAAAGATGAAGGGAATTGAGTGGTGTAAACCCAGCATTGTGACATACAACATTCTTTTGAGAGCTTTTGCTCAAGCTCGAAATGTAGAACGAGTTAATGCTTTGTTTAAAGATCTTGATGGGAGCATTATTTCCCCTGATATCTATACTTATAATGGTGTGATGGATGCATATGGGAAAAATGGGATGATCAGAGAAATGGAATCTGTGCTTTCTCGCATGAAAAGTAATCAATGTAAGCCCGatattatcacttttaattTGCTCATTGATTCATATGGAAAAAAGCAAGAATTTAATAAGATGGAACAAGTGTTCAAGAGCTTATTGCGCTCCAAGGAAAGACCAACACTGCCGACATTTAATTCAATGATAATTAATTATGGGAAGGCACGACTTAGGGAGAAAGCAGAATATGTCTTCCAAAAGATGAGGGATATGGGATATACCCCAAGCTTCATCACCTGTGAGAGTCTTATACTGATGTATGGATTTTGTGACTGTGTTTCTAGGGCTAGGGAAATATTTGATGGAATGGTTCAATCTGGGAAGGGAATGAAAGTTTCAACCCTTAATGTCATGCTTGATGTTTACTGTATGAATGGTTTGCCCATGGAAGCCAATATGCTTTTTGAGAATGCAAAAGGTATAGGTGTAATTCCAAATTCATCAACATATAAACTTCTTTATAAGGCTTACACTAAAGCCAACACGAAGGAGCTTTTACAGAAATTGCTGAAGAATATGGACAGGGATGGCATTGTCCCTAATAAGAGGTTTTTCTTGGAGGCTTTGGGAGCTTTTGGGTCTGTACCAGCAAGTGCTGAGTCTAAAGTCACTCATCAAGCTAAAAATAGAGTTCCCTCACTACAAAGGGTGTCAGCTAGTACCACAGCTGATGTCAGCAGGAAACAGGATAGTGCAAAAACTTAG
- the LOC126689976 gene encoding uncharacterized protein LOC126689976: MVHHNHVRWRPPVGDVVKINYDGAIFSEEGRAGLGVVCRNSEGVVIASLSEQIPLPATITQVEALAARRAAVFAVDIGISSAVLEGDSVIVYRDLSNTEPSLAPHGHIIQDVKLLASSFSCITFSHTRRQENGVTHALARRAINSPNQNVLLDNMPPDILHVALADIASLV, from the coding sequence ATGGTTCACCATAACCATGTACGTTGGAGACCACCAGTGGGCGATGTGGTGAAGATCAACTATGACGGTGCAATTTTCTCAGAGGAAGGACGTGCCGGCCTGGGAGTTGTCTGTCGCAATTCGGAGGGCGTAGTCATTGCCTCTCTTTCTGAGCAGATTCCGTTACCAGCGACCATTACTCAAGTCGAAGCTTTGGCAGCAAGAAGGGCTGCCGTTTTTGCAGTTGATATTGGCATCTCCTCGGCAGTTTTGGAGGGAGACTCTGTCATTGTGTATAGGGACTTGTCAAACACAGAGCCTTCCCTTGCGCCCCACGGTCATATTATACAGGACGTTAAATTGTTAGcatcttctttttcctgtaTTACCTTCTCTCATACACGTAGACAAGAAAATGGTGTCACCCACGCTTTGGCTAGGAGGGCAATCAACTCGCCCAATCAAAATGTCTTGTTGGATAATATGCCACCAGACATACTTCATGTAGCTCTGGCTGATATAGCCTCTTTGGTTTAA
- the LOC126733227 gene encoding pentatricopeptide repeat-containing protein PPR5 homolog, chloroplastic isoform X1, whose translation MFQNLSSHSLQPSSSSFTLHSSQYYTHTLTFTQPCLPLPNRSLRYRPMTRISCASTRPKRNPGPMPDKSETEELVRVMMRNMNEKEPLLKTLNKYVKVVRTEHCFLLFEQLGKSDKWLQCLETHLLSCFTFKYHIQVFRWMQKQRWYVADNGVYSKLISVMGKKGQTRMAMWLFSEMRNSGCRADTSVYNALITAHLHSRDKAKALDKAIGYFEKMKGIEWCKPSIVTYNILLRAFAQARNVERVNALFKDLDGSIISPDIYTYNGVMDAYGKNGMIREMESVLSRMKSNQCKPDIITFNLLIDSYGKKQEFNKMEQVFKSLLRSKERPTLPTFNSMIINYGKARLREKAEYVFQKMRDMGYTPSFITCESLILMYGFCDCVSRAREIFDGMVQSGKGMKVSTLNVMLDVYCMNGLPMEANMLFENAKGIGVIPNSSTYKLLYKAYTKANTKELLQKLLKNMDRDGIVPNKRFFLEALGAFGSVPASAESKVTHQAKNRVPSLQRVSASTTADVSRKQDSAKT comes from the exons ATGTTCCAAAATCTctcctctcactctctccaaccctcctcctcctcattcACCCTTCATTCCTCACAATATTACACCCACACCCTCACCTTCACACAACCATGTCTTCCACTACCCAATCGTTCTCTTCGGTACAGGCCCATGACCCGCATATCCTGCGCTTCGACCCGACCCAAGAGAAACCCGGGTCCAATGCCCGACAAGTCCGAGACTGAAGAGCTGGTCCGAGTGATGATGAGGAATATGAATGAGAAAGAGCCACTGTTGAAGACACTGAACAAGTACGTCAAAGTTGTGAGAACTGAGCactgttttcttctttttgaacAGCTTGGCAAGAGTGACAAGTGGCTTCAATGCCTTGAG ACACATTTGTTGAGTTGCTTCACTTTCAAATACCACATTCAGGTGTTCAGATGGATGCAGAAACAACGATGGTATGTCGCTGATAATGGTGTTTATTCAAAATTAATATCGGTTATGGGAAAGAAGGGCCAAACTCGGATGGCCATGTGGCTCTTCTCTGAGATGCGTAATAGCGGCTGCCGGGCTGACACTTCTGTATATAATGCACTCATCACAGCCCATCTTCACTCACGAGATAAAGCAAAGGCTTTGGACAAAGCTATTGGGTACTTTGAAAAGATGAAGGGAATTGAGTGGTGTAAACCCAGCATTGTGACATACAACATTCTTTTGAGAGCTTTTGCTCAAGCTCGAAATGTAGAACGAGTTAATGCTTTGTTTAAAGATCTTGATGGGAGCATTATTTCCCCTGATATCTATACTTATAATGGTGTGATGGATGCATATGGGAAAAATGGGATGATCAGAGAAATGGAATCTGTGCTTTCTCGCATGAAAAGTAATCAATGTAAGCCCGatattatcacttttaattTGCTCATTGATTCATATGGAAAAAAGCAAGAATTTAATAAGATGGAACAAGTGTTCAAGAGCTTATTGCGCTCCAAGGAAAGACCAACACTGCCGACATTTAATTCAATGATAATTAATTATGGGAAGGCACGACTTAGGGAGAAAGCAGAATATGTCTTCCAAAAGATGAGGGATATGGGATATACCCCAAGCTTCATCACCTGTGAGAGTCTTATACTGATGTATGGATTTTGTGACTGTGTTTCTAGGGCTAGGGAAATATTTGATGGAATGGTTCAATCTGGGAAGGGAATGAAAGTTTCAACCCTTAATGTCATGCTTGATGTTTACTGTATGAATGGTTTGCCCATGGAAGCCAATATGCTTTTTGAGAATGCAAAAGGTATAGGTGTAATTCCAAATTCATCAACATATAAACTTCTTTATAAGGCTTACACTAAAGCCAACACGAAGGAGCTTTTACAGAAATTGCTGAAGAATATGGACAGGGATGGCATTGTCCCTAATAAGAGGTTTTTCTTGGAGGCTTTGGGAGCTTTTGGGTCTGTACCAGCAAGTGCTGAGTCTAAAGTCACTCATCAAGCTAAAAATAGAGTTCCCTCACTACAAAGGGTGTCAGCTAGTACCACAGCTGATGTCAGCAGGAAACAGGATAGTGCAAAAACTTAG